The sequence below is a genomic window from Cicer arietinum cultivar CDC Frontier isolate Library 1 chromosome 6, Cicar.CDCFrontier_v2.0, whole genome shotgun sequence.
CTGATATACACTATACACACTGAATCTAATCTACCCTGTCTCAAAATTATCTCCGACTTGTCTCTGTCTCATGGAAAGCTGCATTGATTGTGAACGTGGATTTGCGGAGCCCTACCTATGGCAGGAGATGGGACTTCACATTAGAGAAGATGTAAAAatattgacattaaaaaaaatgagatttgTCTTAATTAAAAGAAGTTAAAAGGTtgtataattaataaagatGGGAAAGTGGAAAGGAGAAGGATCAAATTCAATGTGAAGAGACCGTGGTGAATAAAAATATCCATTATACACCACTTCTACCATTTATCTATTGAAGTCATCGTGTCATGAAGATAATCATTCTGGTGAGTCAAGAAATGTTTGAAAGagttttaaacaaaatgttCTAAATTTgatctaaaaaattaatgtaatctaacttaattattaatatttgtctATAGATTATTCCATAAACTGATTTTATGTCCTCCAATGGGAAATGCTAGATTAACTCTGAAATTGATTTTTTGGACCACCTTTTCTTTTCGTAAGTTCTGGTTTACCAACATTATTAATTTCCACCGGTTCTTGCTCTTTGCaataaataagttataaaaCTATTAAATAAGACAAAGCAGAGGTACCCTACAGAAAAGGCTAAGGTGTTTTTCTTCCCTTTCTCCCAAGTAAAGTACCGTAGCGTAAAATTACTAACCGCTGTGTCATGTACATTAAACGAGGATCCAACTCGATGTAATTCTTGTGTGGATAAGACTAAATAGACTTTAAGTTTTGTAAGGGTTGAGTCTGATGGTCGATTGTAAGCTTCCATCTCACATTCTTAAAAGTTTGATCGTTAATCtgtttacaaatttattttatttaatatctttaaataaaaatattaaatatttttatataaaataatcaattaatacGTTAATGGAATTAAATTctactttaattttaaataatttaattttatataatattttattttatattcatatatttaaaattatcaaaaattaaaaaaagttaatatagttaaattattaaaaatttaatatttaaaaaaaatcaaattttaatgtaataataaatatcagttatatttatttaaataaatagatctttttaattaaatatttttaaataaaagttttgatcttgactgtttaaaagaaatttaaattaactttcTAGTTATTCTCATTCCTCTTCTGGTAATATATTAATAGTCTTTCATCTCAAAGTATCAatcaaatgattaaaatttaaatttgatatttttaattataaaattaaagtctaaattgttttaaacaatCCGAACTCGATTAAATAGCCCAAAAAATCTTGATTCCATCAATTCAGGATTTTGGGATTGCCATAAATccaaattcattaaataaaatgctTATAAAGCATTCAGGTTGCTTCAACAAACTAATAGAAAAAGTTGACTTCACAATGATAAAGTAACGAGGCAAtaacataaatttcatcataaaTTTAGCAGCAAAATGTTGAAGTAGCAAAAATTAGAAACCCAAATTTATTTGTCTGTCTAAAATCTCTTCATAATTTCCAAgagaaattaattattacaatttaaaactCTTCTGCATTAAAAGCTCTCTCAATCTCTCTTATTATGCATTTTCATTAACAAACATGGTTCTTAATTGGAGTTACACTCACGATTACACTATAAATCTTTatattgcagaaaaatgcaAACAAATACAGAGACTTTTAGATCCACGTACAACTGCAATTTAATACCATGACAACAAGCTAACACAATATTGTGTTTAAAATTAAGCTCAAAATTAAAGGAGATGCAtcaaactcttttttattaCATCCTAAACACAAAAGGATCAAGGAATTGTGAATGATCTTTTCAAACTGCATAAAATGTTTAAGATTCACTCACACATTCACTCTCACAGATCTTAGAATCAAGGCTTGTCATTTGAGAGGAACAAGCTCAAGAGTCAAGACCATAGGACACAACTAAAAACCTTGAATTACCAGAAAAAAATTGGGACAAAAACCAAAATTGATCTCTAATTATGATATCTCTCATTAcatattttactcttttatatttctaattttCGTCTCCGGTTTAAATTTTTCAAGTAGCGTGACGAAGTACTAACACAAACACCAATAGAATAAGCCACTAACACAAATTCAAAGACACCAAtcataatttgagaaaataaaggTGATAAAATGTAATTGTTTACATCAGTGTTGTATTCCTACAAACACTGACACACGTTGGACACAAGATACATCTTCAATCTAAAGTGTCTGACTCCGTGTTATATAAAGACACATATTGATTACCTTATGCGCCTCTTGTAGTTACTTTGGAAGCCACTGTTAGAACTGGCAGAACGAGGAATTCCAAAGCACAATGTTGAAGTTGGTGAACCAGCACcatcattttcttcattttcaacaCTGAAGTCAAAAGATGATCCATGGCTTAAGAATCTCCTCCTACCCCTCGTCGCGGGGTTAATTTTCGAAGAATCTACTGCTGATGATGAATTTGAAGGGTCTAAAGATGACAACGAAGACGGCGAGGACCACGAAGACTGGTTGATTTTCTTGAGGTTTAGTTTTTGTAGCAAAGCCAAAAGAAGATTGAATTTTGAGtgttttttttcattctttttggtGCTATTATTGATATTGTTGAAATGATAGGAAGGTGGAGGTGTGAGGGGAGGAATAGTGGTTTCAGAGAATGTGTATTTGGGAGTGCCAGGTTGAGATTCCCAAACAAATGGAACAGCAACA
It includes:
- the LOC101509538 gene encoding uncharacterized protein isoform X1; translated protein: MLSSNSTREIHQKNVLQIKQDDKFFSRLLSKESSNCNPSFRVSVAVPFVWESQPGTPKYTFSETTIPPLTPPPSYHFNNINNSTKKNEKKHSKFNLLLALLQKLNLKKINQSSWSSPSSLSSLDPSNSSSAVDSSKINPATRGRRRFLSHGSSFDFSVENEENDGAGSPTSTLCFGIPRSASSNSGFQSNYKRRIRAPQIHVHNQCSFP
- the LOC101509538 gene encoding uncharacterized protein isoform X2 produces the protein MLSSNSTREIHQKNVLQIKQDDKFFSRLLSKESSNCNPSFRVSVAVPFVWESQPGTPKYTFSETTIPPLTPPPSYHFNNINNSTKKNEKKHSKFNLLLALLQKLNLKKINQSSWSSPSSLSSLDPSNSSSAVDSSKINPATRGRRRFLSHGSSFDFSVENEENDGAGSPTSTLCFGIPRSASSNSGFQSNYKRRIR